A region of Candidatus Eremiobacterota bacterium DNA encodes the following proteins:
- a CDS encoding recombinase family protein has protein sequence MLIGYARVSSDEQSLDLQLDALRKAGCKKVFKDKLSGAKQDRPGIADALHHLRPRDTLVIWKLDRLGRSVKGLIELVGMLQEEGVNFHSITDGIDTTTPAGRFFFHVMASLAQMERELLIERTRAGLAAAKRRGRVGGRKRLMTASKVEAAKKLMNEGMPPREIAQNLGVSVPTLYRWCPASERG, from the coding sequence ATGCTCATAGGATATGCCCGCGTCTCTTCGGATGAACAGAGCCTGGACCTGCAGCTCGACGCCCTGCGCAAGGCCGGGTGCAAAAAGGTCTTCAAAGACAAGCTCTCTGGGGCAAAACAGGATCGGCCCGGCATTGCAGACGCCCTTCATCATCTTCGCCCCCGTGACACCCTGGTGATCTGGAAGCTTGACCGCCTGGGCCGCAGCGTCAAGGGTCTCATCGAGCTCGTGGGGATGCTCCAGGAAGAAGGGGTAAATTTTCACAGCATCACTGACGGCATCGACACCACCACCCCGGCAGGGAGATTTTTCTTCCATGTGATGGCCTCCCTTGCCCAGATGGAGCGGGAGCTTCTGATCGAGCGCACCAGGGCAGGTCTTGCGGCGGCAAAAAGAAGAGGCCGCGTAGGAGGCAGAAAGCGGCTCATGACTGCAAGCAAGGTGGAAGCGGCGAAAAAGCTCATGAACGAGGGGATGCCGCCCCGGGAGATCGCACAGAACCTCGGCGTCTCCGTCCCCACCCTTTACCGGTGGTGCCCCGCTTCGGAGAGAGGTTAG